From a region of the Burkholderiaceae bacterium DAT-1 genome:
- a CDS encoding ATP-binding cassette domain-containing protein → MMTASSTVLALDAAQVRLGERVFGPFSVQLSPGERLAILGPSGAGKSTLLKLMSGEVRHQRGEIRLDGRDLRSRSMSGLAMRRAVLPQSHEVAFGLPAELVIRLGRAARLRDAGVDRIIYLAATLAQAEHLLEARFDSLSGGERARVQLARIFAQMWDVAAGVIFVDEPLAALDPGLQLHLASAIDAFARARNHAVVAVIHDLNHALARFDRLLLVKDCQQAGLLNADIKAIPALEQLYGIRLHHTQVSGRPVVMSVGLQAA, encoded by the coding sequence ATGATGACCGCATCATCCACGGTGCTGGCACTGGATGCCGCGCAAGTTCGCCTGGGAGAACGCGTTTTTGGTCCATTCTCAGTGCAACTTTCTCCGGGCGAGCGTTTGGCTATTCTGGGGCCAAGTGGCGCCGGCAAGTCGACCTTGCTGAAGCTCATGTCAGGGGAAGTGCGACATCAGCGGGGCGAAATCAGGCTGGACGGACGCGACCTGCGCAGCCGGTCGATGTCAGGTCTGGCCATGCGGCGGGCAGTATTGCCGCAATCGCATGAAGTAGCATTTGGTTTGCCTGCCGAGCTGGTGATCCGACTTGGACGGGCAGCACGACTGCGTGATGCCGGCGTGGATCGCATCATTTATCTTGCTGCGACGCTCGCACAGGCAGAACATCTGCTGGAGGCACGCTTTGATTCGCTCTCTGGCGGCGAACGTGCGCGGGTGCAATTGGCGCGAATATTTGCACAGATGTGGGATGTGGCAGCGGGCGTCATTTTTGTGGATGAACCGCTCGCAGCGCTGGATCCGGGGCTGCAATTGCATCTGGCTTCGGCAATCGATGCGTTTGCACGTGCACGCAATCACGCCGTAGTAGCGGTCATACATGATCTGAATCATGCGCTTGCCAGATTTGATCGGCTTTTGCTAGTCAAAGACTGCCAGCAGGCGGGATTACTGAATGCCGATATTAAGGCGATTCCGGCACTGGAACAGCTGTATGGCATTCGATTACATCATACGCAGGTAAGCGGCCGTCCGGTGGTAATGAGTGTGGGTTTGCAGGCAGCATGA